atatatatatgtttttggtATATAATTTAATGAAGGGCAAAAAATGTCTCATTGCCTTACAAAGCACTTACTAATAACTATGAAAAACATCAGtcgcaactttataataaccatccagaccaACCCTTAACAAATTAATaatctaaataatgtttatagattattttttaaagaatttattaactatttaacaaggtattatagtAATCTGTTGcgactttataataaccatccagacactgtttatagacggtTTACAGACCAACTGGTAACCCTTAACAAAGTATTAATTATCtatctaaataatgtttatagatggtttataaagtatttattaactgtttaacaaggtattaaagtcatctgttgcaactttataataaccatccagacactgttaGTAGACGGTTTACAGAACAACTAGTAACCCTTAACAAATTACTATTAACAATTAGTaatcattattaattataatttaattgtttgttaacagtaaagTGACTGTTTcctaacagttaaatgacaattaactaaagattaattaactatcaatttaccatctataaatgatggttattataaagtgttacccatcCCGGTAGATGACAtgaggacagatagttcagtgACAAACAGGAAAAGAAACAGGGATCATCAACAAGTTTTCTGATGCTGAATATTTATTGCAGTGAATGTAAAAGCTTGCAGTGGCTCCAGTTGAAGCAGACTGGTCCAACTGCTGCTCTTCAGTTTCTCTCTGAACCACTAGACATTCACTGCACACACGTAGGGCTTAGCCTCATTACAGTTCGCATCGTTCCAGAGTCCCCAGTCTGAAAGAAACATGTTAACCAGTGTCAGTAGGCAGCACATCCTCTATAGGGTTTGTTGGTCTTCATGGTCTGGAGAAGTTTTAAATGTTCCCAAACTCTCAATCACACAAAGAAATAGATTAGTCAAATTCTATGAGTAGAAAAGATCATATGCAGTTAAAAATGAGGGTCCTGTTCTTCGTTCATACCCCTCTACTTTGACCCGTTTGTTGTGCTGCTTTAATAATTACACTCCTTCACCATAGCCTCTCTTATCTTGTCTGaggtaaaattaataaataaattaatttctttcttATAACCTACTACCTCTCCTCCTAAACCATTGATTTACTTACCCCAATAGTTCATCTCAACGCAGTGCTCTCTGCGCCAAGCATTGTCAGGCTGGCCACGAGCCCAGTTGGTGTAACCAAAACTACTGCCATCCGTCCAAACAAAACGATAATTGTGTTTGTAAAAATCACCCTCCTAAAAAGACAAACGGAAAACAAATGGTTGCCTGAGGTTTACTACTTGGCCAAATGGCCAATTACCATCAGATTAACTTTCCACTCTGCCACCAATTACCTGCTTCCAACTACCAACGTTTATTTGTTGGCTGACAGGTTTGAACTGAACATTTTCTCAACTGTTAAAGGTAGGATATGTTTTTTCTAATGAAATAATGCATATCTTATCTCTctgattttacatttattaaaggGAAGACATAGATGTACTATTTGTGGTTTAGTTGAAATCAAAGCACACATTACTTGAAGTAAAGAAATACAATAAGTAGAAAATATCTGGAATTTTTTGCAtccaaatgcattttttatattGCCATCTCAAAGTTTATACACAGGGCTTTCAACCGGGGGAGCCGTGTTTGTGTCCAGGAGAAGTGAAGACTTTCATCCTGGAAACGGGGGTTTATGACCTCACGGAGCTTTGTACCCGGTTCAGAATCTTATTTTCTCAGCTACATTCAACTGGAAgaccgctaaacttaactgtcatgtgaccacTCTTTATGTGACGGGCCAGCAGACACCATACCTTTGTAGTATATGAATTGTGCATAAGTTTGAGCAATATCATACAAACCTattcatgagaatgtgttgaactAGGGCTAAATAGGGCttcacaaacagaaacatttacTGCTTACATCAATAAGGAAGGCTCCGATCCAGTAGTGAGCTTTTCCGGTGGTGGCTTTGTACATGGCACATTGGACTTGATTCACCTCTGCGTCATTGTGGATCGATACCAGATGGCCATTTGGGAATTTTCTACAAGTCATCTGAAATGAACAAAAATCAGGAGAATTAGTTTTCTCTGATAATTCATCATTTGTCATGTTAATTTGCGTGTTTGATCTATCCTCGCTCAACCCGGAAATTGATCCGGTCCGCCATCACGAAGCCCGTTCACATTCCCTAACCTCTGCTCTGAggagacagaaaacacatgaCTACCttcataaaatgtttaattggAGAACAATACATGCAAACCAGAGGGAGGTGAAATAAGGCTTTATATCTTAATGAAAAACGTTCTCTTTTAAACGTTcttatgtttgttgttttctttcgaTATTACACATTTCAATTGaagcttttatttcaaaaatacatttcacttTTCATCATTACATTGCCAAAAATAtcaatgtatttgttatttttcttttaattttaaatactgGGTCAGATGGCCCTCCATAGCTGTACCTCAGTAATCAGAATATACTTATAGAATATACTATTTAATGTCACAAGTCCCAAAAGAAAATCTTGTTCTCAAGTCCTCTTTCCTCACATCTTTTGCTGAACTTGAAAGACTGTCTGAACAGGATGAGGTCACATTTACTGTCTGAagtcagatgtgtgtgtttcatcacCTCTGCATCAGAATGGCCCAAATGCTGAGTATTGTAGAACGCCTTCACACAGCGGTTGCTACCCATCTGGAACCAGCCTTCACCGAGTTTCTTGTTTTTACACGGTGTGACCGGATATATGGTCTTACACACTTGTGCAAGATCCCCTGTATCAGAGAAAGAAGaagttttgtcctttttttgtttctgtagtctttttttaagattattttattttctgcctttaatggagAATAAGTGagataggagagagagagggaagaccaGCAGGAAATTGTCTCAGGTCGTACTTGAACCCTGAACTCTGTGTCGAGGCATAAGCCTCTCagtatgtgcacctgctctacccactgaaccaacccggccacgTCTTGTTCCTGTTGTCCGTGTAGACTGATTATTTAGTGGCTGTGTGTTCTTACCGGCTGCAGAGTCCGACATGAACATCAGTACCCCCAGAAGAAGGATGGCAGTAACCACAACGGGACGCATGGTTCAGGGATCTCACAGTACTCTGCAGCTGGAATATAATCTAATGACCCACAGGAACAATTATACATATACAGAATATGCATAAACAACTCAACCAGGATAACACTGAAGTGTTGGTTATAGCTCTGAAGGCTGAGAGAGACTAACTGGCCACTAAATCAGTATCACTAGGAACTTACCCCACCTTAACAGACAAGAAAGTCATCTTTGAATCAAATTCTGCTAGTTTTTACAGACAATAAGTGACAGTTATGATTATAAATTGATTTTGAACCAGGAATCCCACTCATGTTCTCTGAAGTCTTTTAGTTGATTCAAAGTGCAtgtggtttttagtttttatcccTGATGAAGCTCTGAGAGCAGCTCACATTGTTGAGATCTTTAAACTGAAATTTGAAACCTTTAAATGTCCTTTTCTGTTCTattgaaacacagagagacaaacggGACTCACCTCAGGTGAAGTAGTGGAGTAGTCTCGTTCCTTGTTCCTCGTCCGTCTGGATGTCAGTCTGATCTCTGCCTCGGTTAAATATCCACAGCTGATGCCCTGAATACATATGATTTAACTGATCAAACACAagtgtcaaaaacataaaaagcttAAGTCAACACAAGTCAATAAGCCCCGGGTCAAGGTGGGACTTTATGGTGAGACCAAACACAAGTGGTTTGTTTTTCATCAACTACAAAAGAAGTTAATCTAAAGTCAGAAAGGTGAAAGTTTTAAGAGAAATTCGAaagtga
The sequence above is drawn from the Etheostoma spectabile isolate EspeVRDwgs_2016 unplaced genomic scaffold, UIUC_Espe_1.0 scaffold00018952, whole genome shotgun sequence genome and encodes:
- the LOC116683380 gene encoding C-type lectin BfL-1, producing the protein MRPVVVTAILLLGVLMFMSDSAAGDLAQVCKTIYPVTPCKNKKLGEGWFQMGSNRCVKAFYNTQHLGHSDAEMTCRKFPNGHLVSIHNDAEVNQVQCAMYKATTGKAHYWIGAFLIDEGDFYKHNYRFVWTDGSSFGYTNWARGQPDNAWRREHCVEMNYWDWGLWNDANCNEAKPYVCAVNV